From a single Agrobacterium tumefaciens genomic region:
- a CDS encoding DEAD/DEAH box helicase, whose translation MNLEASFSPDTITLSAKNERAGLLHRLVRRSVKSDLQNLSPDERSLAFAIADLRAAADTLGEQLSIDSDRIVLSHRIAASVTGETGAVLGLPPLVEMTLKTDAEGIVGSSGFRLRYEWSRNGQRQMPRRTGAILETANGLRRIPMWMMDAIAIADAYRPDGNDAADWEALGRFRKALDPGAVSGASDEASRISMTDFLSGLEVRLVDRFSLSPKGETDFDVVPFSGDTLEVHGSASEAAEVSESMSEVQGLDLQRFQTLVRGRGALPAYRLSPGRYVVVEQSASPALAVMAEMQKAAPEERRAFIRNPLPRVTEAMEAQLRSSGQLDGLSPQAEQEAIEAAVGPVLVETREFSERVTGVVKYEKPGLGEFEDSGTSWLPEDFSARLIDILDRQDTAELQTLRERVQEAIEAGRPTVDFEDLEVPARPEMLQLIDERMVSGDADDGGEDEAKPEKVGPFVLDTEVNYDDLKWLAKLRPRMSELPDTLPEGIRTPLKGHQKESFIWQVGAWRAGLPGVLNADEQGLGKTLQTISFLAWLKEVIARPQAQSRGPVLVVAPTSLLENWEQEVARHMHEPGLGHLIRLYGSSIGGRKLTGAKGKDTDDGEAKLDLGALHEAVAEGRAHRYWLLTTYTTLTNYQHSLARIPFSAVVFDEIQALKNPVSLRAVAARSINADFRIGLTGTPIENATVDLWAIMDQLAPGSLDSLKDFRQRYAKPEEDNMAELHGRVFLPRGGTPPLAVRRLKETVATDLPAKSRRIHPRLMPDVQALAYDDARLKLARGGMGAQLKMLHHIRSVSVHPALEIKASNDEFVVSSARLQAAMDILNRIKANGERALVFIEHRQMQYRFIELVRSELGLPRVDLINGDTPIPQRQAIVNRFQRHLDDDQGFDLLVLGPKAAGTGLTLTAATHVIHLSRWWNPAVEEQCNDRVHRIGQTRPVTVHLPMAIHEGYREQSFDCLLQSLMMRKRRLASSALWPMGDVDDDVAGLQKGMASERLGMEADPLGKTMAAMFARDELELPPREADGSYPIH comes from the coding sequence ATGAACTTGGAAGCTTCTTTCTCTCCAGATACAATCACTCTGTCCGCAAAGAACGAGCGCGCGGGTCTACTGCACCGGTTGGTGCGCCGTAGTGTCAAATCTGATCTTCAGAACCTGAGTCCCGACGAACGTTCACTGGCCTTTGCTATTGCCGATCTACGGGCGGCAGCGGACACGCTCGGCGAACAGCTTTCGATCGATTCTGATCGCATCGTCCTGTCCCATCGCATCGCTGCGTCCGTCACCGGTGAAACGGGCGCAGTACTCGGTCTGCCGCCTTTGGTAGAGATGACGCTGAAGACCGATGCGGAGGGAATTGTCGGTTCGTCAGGTTTCCGTCTTAGGTACGAATGGTCGCGCAATGGCCAACGGCAAATGCCACGTCGAACTGGAGCCATTCTGGAAACCGCAAACGGTTTGCGACGAATTCCTATGTGGATGATGGACGCCATCGCCATCGCCGACGCCTACCGGCCGGATGGAAACGACGCCGCCGATTGGGAGGCGCTAGGACGTTTCCGCAAGGCACTTGATCCTGGTGCTGTCAGCGGAGCCTCGGACGAGGCGTCGCGTATCTCGATGACAGATTTTCTGAGCGGTCTGGAGGTGCGTCTCGTCGACCGCTTCTCACTCTCGCCAAAGGGGGAGACGGACTTCGACGTGGTGCCGTTCTCTGGTGATACCTTGGAGGTGCATGGTAGCGCTTCTGAAGCCGCCGAGGTTTCCGAGTCCATGAGCGAGGTACAGGGACTAGACCTGCAGCGATTTCAGACATTGGTAAGAGGAAGAGGGGCGCTGCCCGCCTATCGATTATCTCCTGGTCGTTATGTGGTGGTAGAACAGTCAGCGTCACCGGCCCTTGCCGTGATGGCTGAAATGCAGAAGGCAGCACCCGAGGAGCGGCGCGCCTTCATCCGTAATCCCTTGCCACGAGTAACGGAAGCAATGGAGGCGCAGCTCCGTTCTTCCGGGCAATTGGATGGTTTGTCGCCCCAGGCCGAGCAGGAAGCCATAGAGGCAGCGGTTGGTCCCGTACTTGTTGAAACCCGAGAATTTTCCGAACGGGTTACTGGCGTCGTCAAGTATGAAAAGCCGGGTCTCGGCGAGTTCGAGGATAGCGGGACAAGCTGGCTGCCGGAGGACTTCAGCGCGCGCCTGATCGATATCCTCGACAGGCAGGATACTGCCGAGCTGCAGACCCTGCGCGAGCGCGTCCAGGAAGCAATTGAGGCTGGAAGGCCGACCGTCGATTTCGAGGATTTGGAGGTCCCCGCTCGACCGGAAATGCTGCAGCTCATCGACGAGCGGATGGTGTCGGGAGACGCTGACGACGGTGGCGAGGATGAGGCAAAACCAGAAAAGGTGGGCCCATTCGTTCTCGATACCGAAGTGAACTACGACGATCTCAAATGGCTCGCTAAGCTCAGGCCGCGCATGTCCGAGTTGCCGGACACCCTACCCGAGGGCATTCGAACGCCGTTGAAAGGGCATCAGAAGGAGAGTTTCATCTGGCAGGTTGGCGCGTGGCGGGCCGGATTGCCGGGCGTCCTCAATGCCGACGAGCAGGGCCTCGGCAAAACTCTCCAAACCATCTCTTTCCTGGCCTGGCTCAAGGAAGTGATCGCTCGTCCTCAAGCCCAGAGCCGGGGGCCTGTTCTCGTTGTTGCGCCAACATCCCTTCTCGAAAATTGGGAGCAGGAAGTCGCCCGACACATGCACGAGCCTGGGCTGGGTCATCTGATCCGCCTCTATGGGTCGAGTATCGGTGGACGCAAGCTGACGGGAGCGAAGGGAAAGGACACGGACGATGGGGAGGCCAAGCTTGACTTGGGCGCGCTGCATGAAGCCGTGGCAGAGGGGCGGGCGCATCGCTACTGGCTTCTCACCACTTATACGACGCTGACGAACTATCAGCATTCGCTGGCTCGCATACCCTTTTCCGCCGTTGTCTTTGACGAAATCCAGGCCTTGAAAAACCCTGTCAGCCTCCGTGCAGTTGCTGCCCGTTCGATCAATGCTGATTTTCGAATTGGCCTCACCGGTACACCCATCGAGAATGCGACTGTTGACCTCTGGGCAATCATGGACCAGCTGGCACCGGGATCGCTCGACAGCCTCAAAGATTTCCGTCAACGCTATGCGAAGCCAGAGGAAGACAACATGGCCGAGCTGCACGGCAGGGTTTTTCTGCCCCGTGGCGGCACGCCGCCGCTTGCTGTCCGCCGCCTGAAGGAAACGGTCGCAACCGATCTGCCCGCCAAATCCCGTCGTATTCACCCCCGCCTGATGCCGGATGTTCAGGCCTTGGCATATGACGATGCCCGACTGAAGCTTGCGCGAGGCGGCATGGGCGCGCAGCTCAAAATGCTTCATCACATTCGCAGCGTTTCCGTCCACCCGGCGCTGGAAATCAAAGCAAGTAATGATGAGTTCGTCGTATCGTCTGCGCGGCTACAGGCTGCCATGGATATCCTGAATCGCATCAAAGCGAATGGCGAACGTGCCCTTGTCTTCATCGAGCACCGGCAGATGCAGTATCGCTTCATCGAGTTGGTTCGCAGTGAACTAGGTCTGCCGCGCGTCGATCTCATCAACGGTGACACTCCCATTCCTCAACGTCAGGCAATTGTGAACCGGTTCCAGCGCCATCTGGATGACGACCAGGGGTTTGACCTGCTGGTTCTCGGTCCAAAGGCAGCGGGCACCGGGCTGACGCTAACGGCGGCGACCCACGTCATCCACTTATCTCGATGGTGGAATCCGGCAGTTGAGGAACAGTGCAACGATCGCGTACACCGGATTGGCCAGACGCGGCCTGTTACAGTGCATTTGCCCATGGCCATTCACGAAGGCTATCGGGAGCAGTCTTTTGACTGCCTCCTCCAGAGCTTGATGATGCGCAAGCGTCGCCTCGCCAGTTCGGCGCTTTGGCCCATGGGGGACGTCGATGACGACGTTGCTGGCCTTCAGAAGGGCATGGCGTCCGAGCGGTTAGGCATGGAGGCTGACCCTCTTGGCAAGACCATGGCGGCCATGTTTGCTCGCGACGAGCTGGAGTTGCCGCCGCGAGAAGCTGACGGTTCCTACCCCATCCATTGA
- a CDS encoding ASCH domain-containing protein, which translates to MNDIWVSKGLVIDAPWISLILSGQKDWEMRSTGTSHRGWFGLIWKGMGSVYGVARLAGAGGPMSPQEMIEAFEHHRIPEEMIRSGAVAKWKRPWFLADVVRLPSPVSYKHPNGAVTWVALSESVSLAIRDQIAALADPLPEPAPVMNLEANGTPPDPVWRQIGESVLTQGNIDHNHIYLREFFDRFPKGAVGGSNKSERASREISIVWDGGPLVVTDLDGSKKFFRARGWIGSFFRHNAARPGDHVLVEEGAPYQYRVRIRR; encoded by the coding sequence ATGAATGACATTTGGGTGAGCAAAGGGCTGGTCATCGACGCGCCTTGGATCAGTTTGATCTTGAGTGGCCAGAAAGATTGGGAGATGCGCTCCACCGGTACAAGCCACCGCGGATGGTTTGGCTTGATCTGGAAAGGGATGGGGAGCGTCTATGGCGTCGCACGATTGGCCGGCGCCGGCGGTCCTATGAGCCCGCAGGAAATGATCGAGGCTTTTGAACACCACCGTATTCCAGAAGAGATGATCCGTTCGGGTGCGGTTGCCAAATGGAAGAGGCCCTGGTTTCTGGCTGATGTTGTGAGGCTTCCCTCGCCAGTGAGTTACAAGCATCCGAACGGTGCCGTGACCTGGGTCGCGTTAAGCGAAAGCGTAAGCTTGGCCATTAGGGATCAGATTGCAGCGCTAGCTGACCCGCTCCCGGAGCCGGCGCCGGTGATGAACCTGGAAGCAAATGGCACGCCCCCGGACCCTGTGTGGCGTCAAATCGGCGAAAGCGTTCTTACCCAAGGCAACATCGATCACAATCACATTTATCTACGTGAATTTTTTGATCGATTTCCAAAGGGGGCCGTGGGTGGTTCGAACAAATCAGAGAGGGCCTCTCGTGAGATATCGATCGTGTGGGATGGCGGTCCGTTGGTTGTCACCGATCTGGATGGATCGAAGAAGTTTTTCCGAGCGAGGGGCTGGATAGGATCGTTCTTCCGCCATAACGCTGCTAGGCCCGGGGATCATGTACTGGTCGAAGAAGGCGCGCCCTATCAGTACAGGGTTCGCATCCGAAGGTGA
- a CDS encoding DUF429 domain-containing protein: protein MSQEWDAATGGARAAVIGIDAAWTLTQPSGVALAVLIGDEWQLRAVAPSYQRFQALADESLVCEPKPLGRTPDVRALLQAGRKLAAAPIDIVAIDMPLSNSPIVGRRRSDDAVSRAYGGRKCSTHSPSDIRPGIISDTLRAQAEGEGYALATEAIFPRALIEVYPHPALVELACAVERLPYKAQKVRKYWPSINAQQRRENLLFQWYEIVSLLEANISGVGRMLPPIEPKASAVELKAFEDMLDAIVCCWVAICALQGRAIPFGDDTSAIWIPTPLASTTNATPALGK, encoded by the coding sequence ATGAGCCAAGAATGGGATGCAGCGACCGGCGGCGCTCGTGCAGCTGTCATCGGCATAGACGCTGCGTGGACTTTGACACAACCGAGTGGCGTCGCGCTCGCCGTCCTAATTGGCGATGAATGGCAGCTTCGAGCAGTAGCTCCGTCGTATCAACGCTTTCAGGCTTTGGCTGATGAAAGTCTTGTTTGCGAACCCAAGCCTCTCGGAAGAACACCGGATGTCAGGGCACTTCTCCAAGCTGGGAGGAAATTGGCTGCAGCGCCGATCGACATCGTCGCCATAGACATGCCCCTGTCAAATTCTCCGATTGTCGGCCGGCGCCGGTCGGATGATGCGGTATCACGAGCCTATGGTGGTCGGAAATGTAGCACGCACTCACCGAGTGACATTCGCCCGGGCATCATCAGCGACACATTGCGCGCGCAGGCCGAAGGTGAGGGCTACGCCTTGGCCACAGAGGCAATTTTTCCACGAGCTCTGATTGAGGTTTATCCTCACCCCGCCTTGGTTGAGCTCGCTTGTGCCGTAGAGCGGTTGCCCTACAAGGCGCAGAAGGTTCGGAAATATTGGCCGAGCATCAATGCCCAACAACGGCGAGAAAATCTTCTCTTTCAATGGTACGAAATTGTTAGTCTGCTCGAAGCCAACATCTCCGGTGTTGGGCGAATGTTGCCGCCGATCGAGCCGAAGGCGAGTGCGGTGGAGCTAAAGGCCTTTGAAGACATGCTGGATGCAATCGTCTGCTGTTGGGTTGCCATCTGCGCGCTTCAGGGACGCGCGATCCCATTTGGAGACGACACGTCCGCGATCTGGATACCGACACCACTTGCCTCGACGACAAACGCAACCCCGGCCTTGGGGAAATAA
- a CDS encoding HNH endonuclease: protein MWERDPQLFVRRYGVSRKEAQRFRCTAEHLVARHQGGNNGQANIVAACQFCNRARHRRREPLSSSDHIAHVRKRLTRGKWLPHHLYALFYTASRAT, encoded by the coding sequence ATGTGGGAACGCGATCCCCAATTGTTCGTCCGGCGGTACGGAGTGTCGCGAAAGGAGGCGCAACGCTTTCGCTGCACAGCGGAGCACCTTGTTGCGCGCCACCAAGGGGGAAATAATGGTCAGGCAAACATTGTCGCCGCCTGCCAGTTTTGCAATCGAGCTCGACATCGAAGAAGGGAACCCTTGTCATCCTCCGATCATATCGCCCACGTTCGCAAACGCCTCACGCGAGGGAAGTGGCTGCCACATCATCTGTATGCGCTATTTTACACGGCTAGCCGGGCGACGTAG
- the mqo gene encoding malate dehydrogenase (quinone), which translates to MAVTPIDQDKSQLTDLSQDTSLSQAFPPGALPMNRRQVLGGALAGIAAAALPSSPLLASTTAKKVDVLLIGGGIMSATLGVWLRELEPTWSMQMLERLDGVALESSNGWNNAGTGHSALAELNYTPEDDNGNIKIAQAININESFQISRQFWAWQVKNGVLKNPRSFINHTPHMSFVWGDENVAYLEKRYQALKTSPLFAGMEYSSDPEQIKKWVPLMMEGRDPSQKIGATWSPLGTDMEFGEITRQFVSHLQGDQNFDLQVNSEVSDIQRNADGSWRVTYTNTKTDAEQVVDAKFVFIGAGGGALHLLQMSGIPEADDYAGFPVGGSFLINENPDVTMQHLAKAYGKASVGSPPMSVPHLDTRVLGGKRVILFGPFATFSTKFLKEGSYFDLVSSVTTSNAWPMVRVGIDEYPLVEYLAGQLMMSDDDRFAALKEYFPNAKQGEWRLWQAGQRVQIIKRDEEKGGVLRLGTEVVAAQDGSIAGLLGASPGASTAAPIMLSVLEKVFKDKVATPEWQAKIRQIVPSYGTKLNDDPEKVQQEWAYTAEHLQLPTPPQIDLEALKGAGAAPAGAPVKKVPDIAL; encoded by the coding sequence ATGGCCGTGACTCCCATCGATCAAGACAAATCCCAGCTCACTGATCTTTCCCAGGACACCTCCCTTTCCCAAGCATTTCCCCCCGGCGCGCTTCCAATGAACCGCCGTCAGGTTCTGGGTGGCGCGCTTGCCGGGATTGCCGCAGCGGCGCTGCCCTCCTCTCCACTTCTCGCCAGCACGACCGCCAAGAAGGTCGACGTGCTTTTGATCGGCGGCGGCATCATGAGCGCGACGCTCGGTGTATGGCTGCGCGAACTCGAGCCAACCTGGTCGATGCAGATGCTGGAGCGGCTGGATGGCGTGGCGCTTGAAAGCTCCAACGGCTGGAACAATGCCGGCACCGGACATTCCGCGCTGGCGGAACTCAACTACACGCCGGAAGACGACAACGGCAACATCAAGATCGCCCAGGCGATCAACATCAACGAATCCTTCCAGATTTCCCGGCAGTTCTGGGCTTGGCAGGTGAAGAACGGTGTTTTGAAGAACCCGCGCTCCTTCATCAACCACACGCCGCATATGAGCTTCGTCTGGGGTGATGAAAACGTCGCCTATCTGGAAAAGCGCTATCAGGCGCTCAAAACCAGCCCGCTTTTCGCCGGCATGGAATATTCCAGCGACCCCGAGCAGATCAAAAAATGGGTGCCGCTGATGATGGAAGGCCGCGATCCTTCCCAAAAGATCGGCGCGACCTGGTCGCCGCTCGGCACCGACATGGAATTCGGCGAAATCACCCGGCAATTCGTGTCGCATCTGCAGGGCGACCAGAATTTCGACCTTCAGGTCAACAGCGAGGTTTCCGACATTCAGCGCAATGCCGATGGCAGCTGGCGCGTGACCTATACCAACACCAAGACCGATGCCGAACAGGTGGTGGATGCGAAATTCGTGTTCATCGGCGCCGGCGGCGGCGCGCTGCATCTGTTGCAGATGTCCGGCATCCCGGAAGCGGACGATTATGCCGGCTTCCCGGTGGGCGGTTCGTTCCTCATCAACGAGAACCCTGACGTGACGATGCAGCATCTGGCCAAGGCCTATGGCAAGGCCTCGGTCGGCTCCCCGCCGATGTCGGTTCCGCATCTCGATACGCGTGTGCTGGGCGGCAAGCGCGTCATCCTGTTTGGACCTTTCGCCACCTTCTCCACCAAGTTCCTGAAGGAAGGCTCCTATTTCGATCTCGTCTCCTCCGTCACAACAAGCAATGCCTGGCCGATGGTACGGGTGGGCATCGATGAATATCCGCTGGTGGAATATCTCGCCGGCCAGCTGATGATGTCGGATGACGACCGTTTTGCTGCGCTGAAGGAATATTTCCCCAATGCCAAGCAAGGCGAATGGCGCCTGTGGCAGGCCGGCCAGCGCGTGCAGATCATCAAGCGCGACGAAGAAAAGGGCGGCGTGCTGCGGCTCGGCACCGAAGTCGTCGCCGCACAGGACGGCAGCATCGCCGGCCTGCTCGGCGCTTCGCCGGGTGCTTCCACGGCCGCGCCGATCATGCTCAGCGTTTTGGAAAAGGTCTTCAAGGACAAGGTGGCGACGCCGGAATGGCAGGCCAAGATCCGCCAGATCGTGCCGAGCTACGGCACCAAGCTCAATGACGACCCGGAAAAGGTACAGCAGGAATGGGCCTACACCGCCGAACACCTGCAACTGCCGACCCCGCCGCAGATCGACCTTGAGGCGCTGAAGGGTGCCGGTGCGGCACCTGCGGGTGCACCGGTGAAGAAGGTGCCGGATATCGCGCTTTAA
- the cysN gene encoding sulfate adenylyltransferase subunit CysN: MSAAIANTPSSATILPFAEHSKATRDTRPLRLITCGSVDDGKSTLIGRLLWDTKAVKEDQAATLHRDSGKQNDLGLPDFALLLDGLQAEREQGITIDVAYRYFATDRRAFIVADTPGHEQYTRNMATGASTADLAVLLVDARTGILEQTRRHATIAALMGIRQFVLAINKIDLTNYDKAGFELIAHEFREFASNLGIKQITAIPMSALKGENVVLSGKAAMPWYEGPTLVETLELATVRSAQSGGFRFPVQRVSRPGESFRGYQGTVAGGSVKPGDSVVVLPSGMVANVKQIVTFDLVRNAAVAGDAITLVLDRQVDVSRGDMIVSIEAQPQTGLAFDAQIVALQPGGIEAGKRYWLKSGSRRQRVSVQPISQLNLKEGEWQAHETSLSMNAIGKVRLSFDETAIFDAYEQNRATGSFILIDPDTNNTVAGGMITSKRSVGAAEEKGDRVILSLPADLAEKLLASELLARHRDEIDIRRTDVATASRLITDLD, translated from the coding sequence ATGAGTGCAGCCATCGCCAACACCCCCTCTTCCGCCACCATTCTGCCCTTTGCCGAACATTCGAAGGCAACGCGCGATACACGCCCGCTTCGTCTCATCACCTGCGGCAGCGTGGATGACGGCAAATCCACCCTGATCGGCCGTCTCCTCTGGGATACGAAAGCCGTCAAGGAAGATCAGGCCGCCACGCTGCACCGCGACAGCGGCAAGCAGAACGATCTCGGCCTGCCCGATTTCGCGCTGCTGCTCGACGGTTTGCAGGCGGAACGCGAACAGGGCATCACCATCGATGTCGCCTATCGTTATTTCGCCACCGACCGGCGCGCCTTCATCGTCGCCGACACCCCCGGCCACGAGCAATATACCCGCAACATGGCGACCGGCGCTTCCACGGCCGATCTCGCCGTGCTTCTGGTGGATGCCCGCACCGGCATTCTGGAACAGACCCGCCGCCACGCCACCATTGCGGCGCTGATGGGCATCCGCCAATTCGTGCTGGCGATCAACAAGATCGACCTGACGAATTACGACAAGGCCGGTTTCGAGCTGATCGCCCATGAGTTCCGCGAATTCGCGTCCAATCTCGGCATCAAGCAGATCACCGCCATTCCGATGTCGGCGCTCAAGGGCGAAAACGTCGTGCTATCAGGCAAGGCCGCCATGCCCTGGTATGAAGGACCGACGCTGGTCGAAACGCTGGAACTGGCAACGGTTCGCTCGGCGCAATCGGGCGGCTTCCGTTTCCCCGTGCAGCGTGTGTCTCGTCCCGGCGAAAGTTTTCGCGGTTATCAGGGCACAGTTGCCGGCGGTTCGGTGAAGCCCGGCGACAGCGTCGTCGTCCTGCCTTCCGGCATGGTCGCCAATGTCAAGCAGATCGTCACTTTCGATCTGGTGCGCAACGCCGCTGTGGCCGGTGACGCCATCACGCTCGTGCTCGACCGTCAGGTGGATGTGTCGCGCGGCGACATGATCGTCTCCATCGAGGCGCAGCCACAGACGGGGCTTGCCTTCGACGCGCAGATCGTGGCTTTGCAGCCCGGTGGCATCGAGGCCGGAAAGCGCTATTGGCTGAAAAGCGGCAGCCGCCGCCAGCGTGTCAGCGTGCAGCCGATCAGCCAGTTGAACCTCAAGGAAGGCGAATGGCAGGCGCATGAGACGTCGCTTTCCATGAACGCCATCGGCAAGGTGCGGCTCTCCTTTGATGAGACGGCGATTTTCGATGCCTATGAACAAAACCGGGCGACCGGCTCCTTCATCCTGATCGACCCCGACACCAACAACACGGTTGCGGGCGGCATGATCACCAGCAAGCGCAGCGTTGGCGCGGCGGAAGAAAAGGGTGACCGGGTCATTCTGTCCCTGCCCGCCGATCTTGCGGAAAAGCTGCTGGCGAGCGAGTTGCTGGCCAGACATCGCGACGAGATCGACATCCGCCGCACCGACGTGGCGACCGCCTCAAGGCTGATCACCGATCTGGACTGA
- the cysD gene encoding sulfate adenylyltransferase subunit CysD, which yields MSNAVHETDSKNTVASKPPLDPHLKALENEAIHIFREVAAEFDNPVMLYSIGKDSSVLLHLARKAFFPGRIPFPLLHVNTGWKFKEMIEFRDNIVREYDLDLISYTNPRGASENVTPFSHGSALYTDIMKTEALRQALDAGQFDAAFGGARRDEEASRAKERIYSFRTPDHKWDPRNQRPELWNIYNGMVRKGESVRAFPLSNWTEVDIWRYIEAENIPLVPLYYAAERPYIERDGMMILAEDERLELLPGEEIQHGSIRFRTLGCFPLTGAIRSEATTLQEVIAELEIATVSERQGRAIDRDQSGSMEKKKREGYF from the coding sequence ATGTCCAACGCAGTCCACGAGACGGACAGCAAGAATACTGTCGCATCCAAGCCGCCGCTCGATCCCCATCTGAAGGCGCTTGAAAACGAAGCTATTCATATTTTCCGCGAAGTCGCCGCCGAATTCGATAACCCTGTGATGCTTTATTCCATCGGCAAGGATTCATCCGTGCTGCTGCACCTGGCGCGCAAGGCCTTCTTCCCCGGGCGCATTCCCTTCCCGCTGTTGCACGTCAATACCGGCTGGAAGTTCAAGGAAATGATCGAGTTCCGCGACAATATCGTCAGGGAATATGATCTCGACCTCATTTCCTACACCAACCCGCGCGGTGCGAGTGAAAACGTCACGCCCTTCTCCCATGGATCGGCGCTTTACACCGACATCATGAAGACCGAAGCGCTGCGTCAGGCGCTGGATGCCGGCCAGTTCGATGCGGCCTTCGGCGGCGCGCGTCGTGACGAGGAAGCGAGCCGCGCCAAGGAGCGCATCTATTCCTTCCGCACGCCCGACCATAAATGGGACCCGCGCAACCAGCGCCCGGAACTGTGGAACATCTATAACGGCATGGTCCGCAAGGGCGAAAGCGTGCGTGCCTTCCCGCTTTCCAACTGGACCGAAGTTGACATCTGGCGTTACATCGAAGCGGAAAACATTCCGCTGGTGCCGCTCTATTACGCCGCCGAGCGCCCCTATATCGAGCGTGACGGCATGATGATCCTTGCCGAGGACGAGCGTCTGGAACTGTTGCCCGGCGAAGAAATCCAGCACGGCTCGATCCGCTTCCGCACGCTCGGCTGCTTCCCGCTGACCGGCGCGATCCGTTCCGAGGCGACGACGCTTCAGGAGGTCATCGCCGAACTGGAAATCGCCACCGTTTCCGAACGGCAGGGCCGCGCGATTGACCGCGACCAGTCCGGCTCGATGGAGAAGAAGAAGCGCGAGGGGTATTTCTGA
- a CDS encoding phosphoadenylyl-sulfate reductase, whose amino-acid sequence MEIPDVTMTINSANALADTASLDATLAELDLAGRLSFIAGLGGRAVFTTSLGIEDQVITAAIGTHRLPIDVVTLETGRLFKETVDLIDETEERFGIEIRRFRPEQDDIDAYAEKYGLNGFYESVEARHACCHVRKLIPLGKALDGAAFWITGLRRGQSGNRATTPFAEFDAERNLIKINPLADWDIDLIRAHVLKENIPVNPLHQRGYPSIGCEPCTRAIKPGEPERAGRWWWENDEKRECGLHVAGAEQTSAVSAIPQR is encoded by the coding sequence ATGGAAATCCCGGACGTGACAATGACGATCAATTCAGCAAATGCCTTAGCCGATACCGCTTCCCTCGACGCCACGCTTGCCGAGCTCGATCTGGCGGGTCGGCTTTCGTTTATCGCCGGCCTCGGCGGGCGGGCGGTTTTCACCACCAGCCTCGGCATCGAGGATCAGGTCATCACCGCCGCCATCGGCACGCATCGCCTGCCGATCGATGTCGTAACGTTGGAGACGGGTCGGCTGTTCAAGGAAACCGTCGATCTCATCGATGAAACCGAAGAGCGCTTCGGCATTGAAATCCGTCGCTTCCGGCCCGAACAGGACGATATCGACGCCTATGCCGAAAAATACGGCCTGAACGGTTTTTATGAGAGTGTCGAAGCCCGTCACGCCTGCTGTCATGTCAGAAAGCTGATCCCGCTCGGCAAGGCGCTTGATGGTGCTGCCTTCTGGATCACCGGCCTTCGTCGCGGCCAGTCGGGCAATCGCGCCACGACGCCTTTCGCCGAATTCGACGCCGAGCGTAATCTCATCAAGATCAATCCTTTGGCTGACTGGGATATCGACCTTATCCGCGCGCATGTGCTCAAGGAAAACATCCCCGTCAACCCGTTGCATCAGCGCGGTTACCCCTCCATCGGCTGCGAGCCGTGTACGCGCGCCATCAAGCCCGGCGAGCCTGAGCGCGCCGGACGATGGTGGTGGGAAAACGACGAGAAGCGCGAATGCGGTCTTCACGTCGCCGGTGCGGAGCAAACATCCGCCGTTTCCGCCATCCCGCAACGATAA
- a CDS encoding RrF2 family transcriptional regulator, with product MISQKAKYALRALLSLAKADGACPVQISDIAREQAIPKKFLEQILLEMKKERLVESRRGKQGGYLLARPASDITFGEVLRLIDGPLAPLPCLSQTAYRRCEDCDGEKQCEIRHVFARVADATRNILFNTTIADAVAGVEVPELLTA from the coding sequence ATGATTTCGCAGAAGGCAAAATATGCGCTGAGGGCGCTCCTTTCGCTGGCTAAGGCCGACGGTGCCTGTCCTGTGCAGATTTCCGACATTGCCCGCGAACAGGCCATCCCCAAAAAGTTCCTCGAACAGATCCTTCTCGAAATGAAGAAGGAACGCCTGGTCGAAAGCCGGCGCGGCAAGCAGGGCGGTTATCTGCTGGCGCGCCCGGCCTCGGATATCACCTTCGGCGAGGTACTGCGCCTCATCGACGGGCCGCTTGCCCCCTTGCCCTGCCTCTCGCAGACCGCCTATCGCCGCTGTGAGGATTGCGACGGCGAAAAGCAGTGCGAGATACGCCACGTCTTTGCCCGCGTGGCCGATGCGACGCGCAACATCCTTTTCAACACCACCATCGCCGATGCGGTGGCCGGTGTCGAAGTGCCCGAGCTTTTGACGGCCTGA